DNA sequence from the Leptospiraceae bacterium genome:
AGGAAAGTAACAATAAAGGCCTGCTTTGTCTGGAAACAAAAAAGTAAACCAATACACAGCCAAGACTGAGAATTGCCAGGATAAATATAGCCATAGCCTTCCGGAAACCTTTAAAAAGATATTCGAAAGAGGAAGCCGGCACTCCAACATACCAGATACCTATAACTTCTCCCTCTTTATTTCGAATGGGTTCATAGGCAGTCTGGTTTAAAACTCCCACAACAACTGCTTCCCCGATATAGGCCTCACCCTTTTTTAAAACTGTATCACTTACAATTTGGGATACTTTGGTTCCGATAGCTCTTTCCCCGGAAGAAGTCTTCACATTGGTACAAACCCTTACATCACCCAGAAAAATAGTAGCAGTATCTCCATTCGTTAAATCCCGGACTTTATCAACAATTTCATAATTCTCATTGATAAGAGTCTTACCCTTATATAATTTCCCTTCCTGAAATGACCAATCACCCGGAATCTTTGCTTCGATATAAGCTCTTCCAAGAGCCAGATCTGTCTTGAGTTTATTATGAACATTTTCCATCAACTTTGACCGAAAGGTGAAATAAGAAAAGGTAGCAATAAGAATTGCACCTAAAGACATAAGGGATAAAAATAATGCGAGGATTTGGTACTTAAACGAAACACTTTTCAATGAATTTCTCCGGCTAAAGAATGCGCAACTTTCAGTTTTGCAAAGAAATAAAAAATAGCAATGAATAAAATCTTATATTTCAAAAATTATGGGTACATAAAAAAAGCTCTCGATTCCGAGAGCTTATCACAGGAGTAGACAGTTCTGTCTAATTATTCATAGGTCTTCTTAAGTATGTAGGTATGTCGTAGTCTTCATTGAAATTATAAGGATTACCGGCCCTCTGACCGCGGATAGACCTTGTAATCTCAATAGTTTCTTTTTCGGGTTCTTTTTCTTTCTCTTTAGGAATTCCAATTACACGTTGACGATTTGGCATTTCGTGTTTAATTTCTTCTTTTTCACGAAAGTCTTTCTTTATAGGAGTAACATTGGAAGCTGTTTTACGGTTAAAACCGGTAGCGATTACCGTTACGCGTATTTTATCCTGAAGAGAAGAATCAGAATTTAAGCCAATGATGATATTCGAATTAGAATCTACCTGAGAAGTAATAATTTGGGAAACTTCGTTCCAATCGTGAATAGTCAGATCCGTTCCACCACTCACATTGATAAGAAGTGAAGTGGCTCCGGAAACTGAAGTTTCTTCCAGAAGAACATTGTTTATAGCATTCTCAACTGCATTGGCTACTTTATTATCACCTTCACCTTCACCCACGCCCATAATGGCATCACCGGTATCTTTCATAATTGTGCGAACATCAGCAAAGTCTACGTTGATAATTCCTGGATTATTAATAATATCACTGATGCCTTTTACTGCATTCACCAGAATATCATCAATAACTTTAAAAGCCATATCAATGGAAGTAGAACGATCTACTACCTTAAAAATCGAATCATTCTTGATTGTAATAAGCGTGTCCACATGCTGTCTCATTTTTTCGAGACCGCGTTTAGCCTGGTCGCCTCTCCTTCTACCTTCAAAAGCAAAAGGAACGGTTACAACTCCCACTACAAGACATTTTAATTCCCTTGCTACTTCTGCGATAATCGGAGCTGCACCTGTACCGGTTCCGCCTCCCATACCGGCAGTGATAAAAACCATATCTGCACCCTTAAGGGCCTGGGTGATCTTGTCTTTATCTTCTGCAGCAGACTTTTCCCCAATTTCAGGATCTCCACCGGCCCCCATACCGCGGGTTATTTTATGTCCGAGCTGAAGCTTATTTTCTATGCTCGACTTTGCCAGCACCTGCTGGTCTGTATTCATAATAATAAATTCAACACCCCTGAGATTGGAGTTCAGCATGCGACTCACCGCATTCATTCCGCCTCCTCCAACACCCACAACCTTAATGGTTACCGGACTGGTTCTTTCTTCTTCCATGTACATCATAGGACAACACCTTATAAATTAGTTTCCATCCAACGCCAGACCTTTTTAGACCAGCTATCTTTTTCCTGTGAGTTATATAGTTTTTGGGGCCGTTTTGTATCTATTTGTAAACTTCTGGCCACATACTTGATGAGTCCTACCGCAGTTGAATACTCCGGTGAAGCCACTCGTTCTGCAAGTCCAGTAAGTCCTGCCGGCTTGGCCCTTCCGACAGATAATTCTAAAACTTCTTCTGCTAAAACATCAATTCCCTGCAAGAGACTTGTTCCACCCGTGAGAATAACTCCCCCCGCTAAGAAAGATTTTTTACCGGAGGTTTCTAATTCATTATTCACGAGTTCTAAAATTTCTTTTACCCTGGGGGCAATAATTCGAATTAAATCCTGACGAAGAACTACACGGGGAACTCTTCCGCTGGTAGCGGGAACTTCGATCTTCTCGGTAGGATCCACATCATTAATCATAGTATGGCCGTAACGCTTTTTGATAAGTTCTGCGGCTTCAACAGGGGTTTTTAAACCTATAGAAATATCATTTGTAATGTGGTTTCCACCGAAGGGAATTACACAGGAGAAGGCAATTCCTCCATCGATATAAACCACTACATCTGTAATGCCGGCTCCTATATCTACTACAGCCGTTCCGAGTTCTTTTTCTCCACTGGTAAGTACTGCTTCCGAGGAAGCAAAACTGGAGAGAACCTTGTCTATCTGGGAAAGTCCTGCCATTTCCAGACATTTATCTATATTATGAATTGTAGTAATGCCTGCAGTAACAATGTGAACATCGGCTTCAAGGCGAACTCCGGTCATTCCGAGAGGTTCTTTAATATTTGTCTGGTCATCAACTGCGAATTCCCTCGAAAGTACATGCAGGATTTGCTGGTCGGTAGGGATGCGAATGGACTGGGCGGCTTCTATGACTCTTCTGACATCACTTTCAATTACCGTACGTTCTTTGTTTGTGATGGCCACCACGCCCCTTGAATTGTCTGCTTTGATAGTTTTACCGGTAATGTTTACGATTACACTATCCAGATCCTGACCAGACATCAGGGCTGCATCATCGATGGCTTCAATAATTGATTTGGTAGTTGTTTCGAGGTTAATGATGGCACCATTTTTAATGCCGGTGCATCGAGACGTACCGGTTCCGATGATTTCTATTTCGTTTTCCTTAATCGGTCTCCCTACAACAACCTTGACTAAAGAGGAACCCAGATCCAGTGCAGCTATTCCATTGTATAAATCTTGCATAATCCCTTAATAATAAACCGCGTCATCTCCCCTAAGATCTAAAAGACCTACCTTGTTTTTCTTCTTTTCAAAGTAAGCCAAAGAGGAATATAACTTCCTCACCTGTTTCCGATTTAGAGTATCTCCCATAAGAACTTTCATCCTCATAGGTCGATAGATAAAGATACTGATCTCTCCATCGGAACCGAGAACAACTTCCGAAATCCTATCCATAAGAACAGGAAATTGTCCAAAATTTTCCCAGACAGTTTCCGCAAAATCCCGGAATTTCGTGTCCTTGTTGTTTTTCGGATTAAAGCTAAAGTCACCACTGAGAATGATTACGGAGGTATCTACAACGAAGTTTGAGGAAATGATATTGAAATCCTCATCTATCTCGTAGAGGTTGTCTCCTGTATTTACAATAAACCTGGCATCTCTCTCAATAATTGAGAGCAGAAGCCTGGTTCCCGATCTCTGCACCAACCTTGCATCCTTTATCCGGGGATGCTCTTTTACCCGTTCTTCTATTTCATCCAGGTTATAATCCTTAATGGATAGACCCTGTTTTAAGTCTAATAAATGAATAATCTCTTCTTTACTTAACTTCTTATGTCCCGTAATCAGGATTTTCTCCACAGAATCTCGCGATTTAATCCTGTCTCCCATGGCCAGATCGTAAATGAAATAGATGCAGGAAGCAGCTATAAACAAAATTACGTTGACCTTGAGAAAATTCCAATTTTTCCCCGGAGGCTTAATTTCTAATTCAGGACTTTCCATCTCAGGGAATTATATCTCTTTAGTAATTGATTATCCATAATGTCAATAGAGAAAAAATGTACAACCATTATATTTATCGGAAACAGGTTTTTTTTAAAATAAATTTTTTTATGAACAAAAAAAAAGATTCTGTCTCATTAGATTTCTGGCGAAAGAACAGGAGTGAAGATGGGTGAACGACGGGATTTGAACCCGCGACCACCAGAGCCACAATCTGGTGCTCTACCAACTGAGCTACGCCCACCATATATCTATGACCCGGAAGGGATTCGAACCCCTGACCATCTGCTTAGAAGGCAGATGCTCTATCCAGCTGAGCTACCGGGTCAAATGGATCGGGATGATTGGATTTGAACCAACGACCCTCTGCTCCCAAGGCAGATGCGCTACCCCTGCGCTACATCCCGCAATCCGTAAATGCTAATATTTTAGACTCTCTTTTTCTGTCAATAGATATTGTCTAAAAAGGTTTTCCTTCCTTAAGTAGCTTTTTCTTAATTCTTAATTCACCATTAATCATTGACTGCAAACCGCTCCCTGAAGAGATGAAGGGAATACTATTGTTATTTTTAAAATGCGTATGATTCTTGCACTCCGCAAGCAGATGTAGTTCTTTGAGTTCTCCATTGATGAGAGCTTCTTTCGTTCCAGCCCTGTATTTGTTTTTCTCGATAAAAAGCATCACATTCCTCAAAGTAAACCAGTTCAAGCGGAAGCCTGGCTTCGGCTCATTTCACTCTCTCAGCCGTCGCAGTTAATCAAGAGAGGAGCCTATCAGTATCTTCCTCAATATCTTTATTTTCTTCTATCATCCCTTCTAAAATACTGGCGGATGTAGTTGTATTGCGTTCTATTGACTTAACAATTTCTTCCAACTTATTCAGCTTATCTAATATATCTCTCGAATTTCTTTGGCTATCCAATGCTATAGAACAAAGATTAAATACCATGTGATATAAATTCTCAAATAATTCTTCTGTTAGTGATGAGCATTCACTATCTTCTAATTCATATTCTAAATAGGAAATTTTATCAATTCTATTTTCAATATCAGCAAGAATAGAAGAATTATAGTATCCTAACTCTCTCATTTCTTTTACTTGAGAACTCAAGATATTTATTCTTTCCCTGTAATCTATTTCTTCGTAGTAATTATCCATTGTTTGTATTTAAAAAAGTATTTTTAATATACCCCGCATTCAGTACTATTACAAAATATTTAAACGAGTAGTAATTCAATTTTGTTTAAAACTTTTTCAAGTAATATTCTGTATTCTTTCTTGAATTAAATTTGAAATTCTATTGTAAAGATCATAATTTAAAGCTTCCTTATCTTTTATGATAATTGATAATACATAATTCTCATATTCATTTGTAATATCTTTTGCCCAAGGAAAGTCATTTCTTGTAACTACAACATAATATTTAGAGAAATCTTTAAAACTCATAAACGACCAAGTAGAAGATTGAATAGTTCCTTTACCTCTTAATTTTGAAGAGATATTACGATTATTATTTACTTCTGGAATGTTCTTATATTCATCTTTTGGAGTCGATTTATCAAACATTGTGCTTATTTCTTCTAAATTATTACCTCTTACTAATTTAAAGAACATTCTAACTGCACGATATTTGACGCGAGTATTTTTAACTGGAGAAAAGTAAGATAAAGTAATTGTAATTTCTCTCTTTCTTTGTCCTGAGAAAAATTCATCTGGTAAAGGAAGCTCAAAAAAATGGTTTTTATTATTTTCAATACTTTCTATCGCATAAAGAACTATAACATCATTTCCAGATTTATATAAAAAATCTTCATTTACTTTTCCATATCCTACCATTTTAATCTTTTTCTCATCTTCAATGCTATCAGAAAAAACTATATTATCATGCTCCGCCATTCCTACCAATAAAGCTCTTATTAATAATATATTTTCGATTTGACTTTGTACCAGTAACTTTCCTGCCAAATTAGTAATATATGGTGTAGAAAAACTTGTTCCACAGTTTTCTGAAAATATTTTTCCATCCAAAAAAGAAGAATTTAGTGATAATTCACCAAGTCCATGTTTGTGAATCAAACTAGTTCTATAATCAAATGCTAAATTTCCACCATAAGCTACTAATTCTGGTTTTATACTTTCAGCAATACCGAAACCAATTCGAGAAAAAGGTGAGAGAGAATTTCTTGGTGCAATCGGTTGGTAAGAAGGATCATTAGGATATTTTATAGAAGATCTCGTTTGATCATATCTTGCGATACTTCCAACTGTAAGGGAATTTATTGAGTTTGAAGGTTCCAGAATATTATGGCCATTAAAAAAATATTCTGGATAATCATATCCGTTAAGAATTTCATCTTTTATAATGCTGGAGTCAATATTTCCGGTAGATATAATAAATAATACTCCAAGTTCATGAGCAAGATTATCTAATATCATAGATAAAGAACTCGGTTTACCTCCTTTATAAGGTCTTTTGGAATCTCCTATCGATAAATTAAATATTTTACAATTATATTCATTATGAAGTTCTCTTACTGCAAATTCGATTTGGTTTTCTATAAATTCAGGATGATATGCACTCTCTCGATCCAACACCCTTCCACTAATTATCCAAAAATCTGGAATAAAACTATTATTTTCTAAATTAGCAGCAACATCCCCATACAAAGCAATTCCGGCAACAGATGTACCATGGCCACTTTCATCTTCAGAGGCTAATCCTTTTATATATGACTTTGTATCTCCAATAGAAGGTGATAATAATGGATGTCCTGAAGAAATACCACTATCCAAAATAGCAATTCTGGGAGCTTTATCATCTGGAGCAACTGGTTGTGCTATGTTTTCAATATCAAAATTTAATAGAGAATACTTTAGGGTAAAATTTGGAGGTACGTCAATAGTACGTACATCTCGATATTTAAATAATTCTTTATAATTAAAATGATTGCATTTGGCACGTAAGATTGTAAGAAATTTTTTAGAAATTTGATCTAAGATTTGAATATTATTTTTAGAAACAAAATTTTTAAATGCAAAAATCATTTGTTCTCTATGATAATTATTTTCTGTTGGCCATAATTCTATATCTAACAAAAAGTCTTCAGTATCGGGTAAGCCTTCTCTTTTTAATACTTCGCCTTTTCTATCTTCTTCTGTCCATAGTTTAAATTCCCTTGATGCTTCAATCAATTCTTTTCGAGTAACTTTTCCTGTTGAAGCAAAAGTAGATAAACGCTTTTCAAATTCCTCCAAGGCATTTTCAGAAGCAAATAAAAGAACAATTTCATTACTTTCTTGGCTTACAATTGTTATACCTTCTATTGACTCAAAACCTGTCGGATCAAAACTTTCCATAGTTTTTAATTTTAATAATAGTCTATCATCAAAACCGGATATTTCTTCTGATTTTCTTATTATCTTAATAAGTTCTAATTCATCTTTTAATTTTTGTGCATGTGCACTTTTATCCCCGGTAAATTTTTTAGGATTAAAAGGTTTTCCTCTTCGCTCGTTAATTACTGTTTCTCTTTGGAATTGAATATGTTCGTAAATTTCAGGCATTATTTGTTTTCTCTTAATATATTTTGTCTTGATTCTTCTCGTAGATATGAAGTTTCTATATATCTATCTTCCAAAAATTCTTTTCCTTGCATTATCATTTCCTTAATTGCTCTACGAAGAATTCTTTCTATATCAGCATGTGATAATCCCTTAAACTTCTGCGATAACTCATTTATATCTGTACGTAAATTTCTTCTGACACCCCTTAGTTTTAATTCAATCAGTTTTTTTATTTGTTCTTTATTAGGATAGCTGAAATTTAAAACTTCTTCAAATCTTCTCCATACTGCACTATCTAATGTTTTTTCATGATTGGTAGCGGCAATTAATATGCTATTTCCACGATAACTATCTAACATTTGCAATAAAGCATTGACTACTCGCTTTATTTCTCCATGCTCTGAATTATCGGCTCTTTCTCTACCCAGAGCATCAAATTCATCAAATAGTACTACCATATTTGTTTTATTGATGAAGTCAAAAACCTTTCTAAGATTTGCCGAGGTTTCTCCAAGATAGGATGAAACGATTGAGTCTATTCTAATGATTGCCAAAGGTAATTCTAACTCGAATGCTATGACTTCTGCTGAAATTGTCTTGCCACAACCCGGTGGGCCATAAAATAATATTTTGTCTACCGGTTTCAAACCATGTAGTTTTAAAATCTCTCCTCGATTATGCTCCAATAAAATTTCTTCCATAATTGACTTGTTTTCATCAGAAAGAATAATCTCATCTATTGAGCGGGTAGGGGTAATTATATGGATTAATGGTAAACCTTTTTCTTTATCATTCGGAATTTCAAGATTCAATATTTGAAAAGAATTTTTTTCTGGTTCTTTTCCATATAAAATTCTTTCTAAATCATTTGCTAATAAGTGATGCTTTTTAGCTCTTTCCTCATTGATTATTTCCTCTGCAACCTGTTTGAATGAGTCTTTATCTCCAGAAGTGCCAAATTGAATCATCTTGCGTAAAAGTTTTGAACTGGCCATTGTTATACCTTATCACCTATTATTTATATAGTATGTTAAAATCATCAAGTAAAAAAAAACTCACAGCCTATCATACTCTTCCAAAACACCCAGCTTTACTTCATCCTTAACCAGTGGGAATGTGCTGAGAATGTATTCCAACTCTTCTCTTGTTAGTTTGTAAATCTTTGCAACCATAGCATCAATCTGGTTTTTCAAAGCCTGTCGTTCTTTTTCGACTTTCACACCATGAACCTCATGAGGCTTCTTACTGCCTTTCCCTTTCAAACCCACTTCTTCCAAAAGCTCGTCAAATTCTTCTGTAGTTCCCACAAGCTTCGCAGCTCTTTCGACTAATTTAGAAAAGTAAGGATGGTCTTTATCCGACTGAAACCGCGGAATGGGAAGAGATAATAAGTAAAAAACATTTAATGTAGCTGATACTTTAAGTCTAATTGTATAGTCTAAGATATAGCTATTCATTATGGATGAAAAAAATAACTGCTGAGAATTAGAAATGTTAGATTTTTCTATATTAATAGTAGCACAATTTACTTCTGATAACGATTTTTTAGGAATTATACTCGAAATTAAAGTTCGTTCATTAGTATTTGAAGCTATTCTTCTGTGCCCCCATCTATAATAATTGTAGTTATAATGACTGACTTTTTCTAACATTTTATTATCTACCCAAAATTTTGGCTTATCATAATTTGAATCGTATTGCCAAATCATTTTACCTTCAAAAAGTGGAATTCCATTTTTATTCTTATTAAATAAATAAGAGTTATTTGTAATATGTGATTCAGAAATAAGTTTCACATTCCATGTTCCTTCGATTTCTTCTCCCAATAGTGGATACTCTGCATATATTTTTTCTGTAATGTCGGATTCTTTCTTGGAGGAAAACTCCATGAGTGATAATGAATCGGGAGAAAATTTCTTTAGTGTTTCGAGGTTTACACTAACGTATTTTCCTTTCCTGTTATGTGCTTGCATCATTTCGTTTTCTGTTAGCATCATAAAGGCAGCGGGAACGTCTTTGGTTCCTTCTTTGGTTTTGATGGTGTTATAAGCAACAAATTTAAATCTACTATCTACATCCTCAAACATCTTCTTTCGATTTTCAAAGCCATATAAGAACTGAACTTTAGATTCTGCAAAGAATAACTCTCGTAATTCCTTACAGCCAAGGTCTGTATAAAACCCCGATGGCATTACAATTCCAAGACTTCCTTTTGTTTTTAATAAGTAAAACGCTCTTTCTAAGAAAAGTTTGTAGAGGTTTATATCTCCCTTGCCTCTCGCCGGATAGTCTTCACAACTTCTAAAGTATTCCGACACAGAGGAAAGGCCCATGCTGTATTCCATCCAGAGTTTCTTCAGCTTAGTATCTTTCTTGAGTGTTTCCTCTACTTTTTTCTTGGCCTGAATTTTATCCAATTTACGATAACCATCTAAGTGCTTTTCAAAGAACTCCTGTGAATTGGGTTTCCAGGTTTCCCAGGGAGGGTTGAGTAGCATAATATCGAACCCGCCCTTGTTCATGATTTCCGAAAATTCCATCACCCAGTGAAAAGCATTCAAGTCTTCTGCCTGTATCTTGAATTCCTTAAATTGTTTTATAGCTGAAGTATCTTTCTTCAAGTCTATAAAATCAATTTTATTCTTGGGCTTTACTTTCCATACACCTGAAATCTTGGTATTAAAATCCTTATGAAAAAGTTGTTTTAATGCACCTGTTTTCTGGTGAATTTCATCTCTTTTCTTGAGAGCAGCCTTTGGATTCTCCACTGAAAAGTAAGCCTTTATTAAATCTTCTCTCTCTTCAAAGGACTTTCGAATATCATAAAAATCAAATAGTCTTTCGGTCTGTTGTTTCTTAGCTCCCGGAAATAATCCCTGTTGCTCTGCTTTACCCGTATTTTCAAAAGGAGAAGAAGTAAAACCGACAAGAGAATTCCCGCAGACAACATGAAAATCAATATTCGGAAGCGGTTCTTCTACCTTATCGGTAATACCCTCTATCATTGCAATAAACAGACGAAGTTTGGCAATCTCGACTGCTTCCGGAAGAAGGTCTACTCCATAAATATTTTTACTGACTATAAATCTTCGAATTGTATAGATAGATGGAGAAGGGCTATCCATATCCTTCTTGTATTCTTTTTTCAGTGATTCCAGATTATTCGTCTTAACTACTTCGAGTAAGTTTAAATGTAATTCCGAAAGTTCATGCAAAGCTTCAATCAAGAATTGACCGGAACCGCAGGCCGGGTCACATACGGTTATATTCGATAGCTTTTCATAATAAGCAAGGAGGTCTTTTTCAGAAGCCGAAGAAAGAAACTCCGATACTTTTATACACTTTATTTTTAGATTATTCTGAATAAAATATAAAAGAAAATTTTCAATTGTTTCCCTGGAAAGAAAGGAACTCAAGAAAGGTGGAGTATAATACACACCCTGAGACTTGTTTTCACCCAGTGATTTTTCAAAAATATAACCTAAAATATAAGGGTCAATTACATCTTCATCGGTATCAGAACGTTCACTCGAATACCATAACCAGCTTTCTAAAAATGCAAAGATTTCCTGAAAGGCTTTATTGGGAATAGAAATGTCGGGATGTTTTTGTTCCAATTCATGCGTTAAAAAAAGTCCTCCATTG
Encoded proteins:
- the ftsZ gene encoding cell division protein FtsZ translates to MMYMEEERTSPVTIKVVGVGGGGMNAVSRMLNSNLRGVEFIIMNTDQQVLAKSSIENKLQLGHKITRGMGAGGDPEIGEKSAAEDKDKITQALKGADMVFITAGMGGGTGTGAAPIIAEVARELKCLVVGVVTVPFAFEGRRRGDQAKRGLEKMRQHVDTLITIKNDSIFKVVDRSTSIDMAFKVIDDILVNAVKGISDIINNPGIINVDFADVRTIMKDTGDAIMGVGEGEGDNKVANAVENAINNVLLEETSVSGATSLLINVSGGTDLTIHDWNEVSQIITSQVDSNSNIIIGLNSDSSLQDKIRVTVIATGFNRKTASNVTPIKKDFREKEEIKHEMPNRQRVIGIPKEKEKEPEKETIEITRSIRGQRAGNPYNFNEDYDIPTYLRRPMNN
- the ftsA gene encoding cell division protein FtsA; this encodes MQDLYNGIAALDLGSSLVKVVVGRPIKENEIEIIGTGTSRCTGIKNGAIINLETTTKSIIEAIDDAALMSGQDLDSVIVNITGKTIKADNSRGVVAITNKERTVIESDVRRVIEAAQSIRIPTDQQILHVLSREFAVDDQTNIKEPLGMTGVRLEADVHIVTAGITTIHNIDKCLEMAGLSQIDKVLSSFASSEAVLTSGEKELGTAVVDIGAGITDVVVYIDGGIAFSCVIPFGGNHITNDISIGLKTPVEAAELIKKRYGHTMINDVDPTEKIEVPATSGRVPRVVLRQDLIRIIAPRVKEILELVNNELETSGKKSFLAGGVILTGGTSLLQGIDVLAEEVLELSVGRAKPAGLTGLAERVASPEYSTAVGLIKYVARSLQIDTKRPQKLYNSQEKDSWSKKVWRWMETNL
- a CDS encoding FtsQ-type POTRA domain-containing protein, whose protein sequence is MESPELEIKPPGKNWNFLKVNVILFIAASCIYFIYDLAMGDRIKSRDSVEKILITGHKKLSKEEIIHLLDLKQGLSIKDYNLDEIEERVKEHPRIKDARLVQRSGTRLLLSIIERDARFIVNTGDNLYEIDEDFNIISSNFVVDTSVIILSGDFSFNPKNNKDTKFRDFAETVWENFGQFPVLMDRISEVVLGSDGEISIFIYRPMRMKVLMGDTLNRKQVRKLYSSLAYFEKKKNKVGLLDLRGDDAVYY
- a CDS encoding S8 family peptidase, with protein sequence MPEIYEHIQFQRETVINERRGKPFNPKKFTGDKSAHAQKLKDELELIKIIRKSEEISGFDDRLLLKLKTMESFDPTGFESIEGITIVSQESNEIVLLFASENALEEFEKRLSTFASTGKVTRKELIEASREFKLWTEEDRKGEVLKREGLPDTEDFLLDIELWPTENNYHREQMIFAFKNFVSKNNIQILDQISKKFLTILRAKCNHFNYKELFKYRDVRTIDVPPNFTLKYSLLNFDIENIAQPVAPDDKAPRIAILDSGISSGHPLLSPSIGDTKSYIKGLASEDESGHGTSVAGIALYGDVAANLENNSFIPDFWIISGRVLDRESAYHPEFIENQIEFAVRELHNEYNCKIFNLSIGDSKRPYKGGKPSSLSMILDNLAHELGVLFIISTGNIDSSIIKDEILNGYDYPEYFFNGHNILEPSNSINSLTVGSIARYDQTRSSIKYPNDPSYQPIAPRNSLSPFSRIGFGIAESIKPELVAYGGNLAFDYRTSLIHKHGLGELSLNSSFLDGKIFSENCGTSFSTPYITNLAGKLLVQSQIENILLIRALLVGMAEHDNIVFSDSIEDEKKIKMVGYGKVNEDFLYKSGNDVIVLYAIESIENNKNHFFELPLPDEFFSGQRKREITITLSYFSPVKNTRVKYRAVRMFFKLVRGNNLEEISTMFDKSTPKDEYKNIPEVNNNRNISSKLRGKGTIQSSTWSFMSFKDFSKYYVVVTRNDFPWAKDITNEYENYVLSIIIKDKEALNYDLYNRISNLIQERIQNIT
- a CDS encoding AAA family ATPase, with product MASSKLLRKMIQFGTSGDKDSFKQVAEEIINEERAKKHHLLANDLERILYGKEPEKNSFQILNLEIPNDKEKGLPLIHIITPTRSIDEIILSDENKSIMEEILLEHNRGEILKLHGLKPVDKILFYGPPGCGKTISAEVIAFELELPLAIIRIDSIVSSYLGETSANLRKVFDFINKTNMVVLFDEFDALGRERADNSEHGEIKRVVNALLQMLDSYRGNSILIAATNHEKTLDSAVWRRFEEVLNFSYPNKEQIKKLIELKLRGVRRNLRTDINELSQKFKGLSHADIERILRRAIKEMIMQGKEFLEDRYIETSYLREESRQNILRENK
- a CDS encoding Eco57I restriction-modification methylase domain-containing protein, whose protein sequence is MSKVEQLKSKFLEIQSIDDVYNYFSFLGFQVRENDGAFIFNIAEDEFIEIFFYEEKSEINKRINSFTYNRYCVLAVPQDFSSMTFVKIGYEGKSKIVRYTIKKEEIRNRENPIGIQRVSKLKYEQIETFDDLFDRKDVSKRFYTDYSKKRLQLVKQIQGVADPDDKRLYAQVLLDRIIFLYFLQKKHLLEKDERYLVRKLAEYENKKSNFYENFLKRFFLETLCVKLEDRDASWIQETGELIPYLNGGLFLTHELEQKHPDISIPNKAFQEIFAFLESWLWYSSERSDTDEDVIDPYILGYIFEKSLGENKSQGVYYTPPFLSSFLSRETIENFLLYFIQNNLKIKCIKVSEFLSSASEKDLLAYYEKLSNITVCDPACGSGQFLIEALHELSELHLNLLEVVKTNNLESLKKEYKKDMDSPSPSIYTIRRFIVSKNIYGVDLLPEAVEIAKLRLFIAMIEGITDKVEEPLPNIDFHVVCGNSLVGFTSSPFENTGKAEQQGLFPGAKKQQTERLFDFYDIRKSFEEREDLIKAYFSVENPKAALKKRDEIHQKTGALKQLFHKDFNTKISGVWKVKPKNKIDFIDLKKDTSAIKQFKEFKIQAEDLNAFHWVMEFSEIMNKGGFDIMLLNPPWETWKPNSQEFFEKHLDGYRKLDKIQAKKKVEETLKKDTKLKKLWMEYSMGLSSVSEYFRSCEDYPARGKGDINLYKLFLERAFYLLKTKGSLGIVMPSGFYTDLGCKELRELFFAESKVQFLYGFENRKKMFEDVDSRFKFVAYNTIKTKEGTKDVPAAFMMLTENEMMQAHNRKGKYVSVNLETLKKFSPDSLSLMEFSSKKESDITEKIYAEYPLLGEEIEGTWNVKLISESHITNNSYLFNKNKNGIPLFEGKMIWQYDSNYDKPKFWVDNKMLEKVSHYNYNYYRWGHRRIASNTNERTLISSIIPKKSLSEVNCATINIEKSNISNSQQLFFSSIMNSYILDYTIRLKVSATLNVFYLLSLPIPRFQSDKDHPYFSKLVERAAKLVGTTEEFDELLEEVGLKGKGSKKPHEVHGVKVEKERQALKNQIDAMVAKIYKLTREELEYILSTFPLVKDEVKLGVLEEYDRL